Below is a genomic region from Candidatus Eisenbacteria bacterium.
CAGCCGCTCGGCCTTGAAGACAACGTGGCGCGGGCGGTCCCAGGTTCCGGCAGCGTACAAGAACTCGCCATAGCGGCGTTCGGTTTGACCGGACTTGAGGCTCGCAGCTCGAACCTGCTTCATCAGCGGCTCGGCAAGCCGCGCCAATACGGCGTTCGCGGGCAGGTTGATGTGGTAGACAAGGTTTTCGCGCTCAACCCAGTCAAAGACGTCCGGCGCCGCGAATTCGCCGTCGAGGCGGACGCCGATTGCAGCCTTGGGAAACGCGACGCGCAACTTGGGGACAACACGCTTCAATATGGGAATGATGTCCTCCGATCCCTTGCTCGTGCCCGGGCGCAAGACAACTGCGACAGCATGGACGGCTCGCAAGAGGTCTTGGCGTGTGGGGGCGTTTTCGAACCGCGAGAGCGTCGACTGGGCAGCGAGAGGGTCGTCGCAGGAATCGGTTTTGCAGACGAGTTTCATAATGGGGTCGTTCCCGATTCTTGCGGTGTCATTGCAGTCGAAGTAGCCGCAGGAGATGCCGTAGACGCGCTGGCGGAACATTTCGACGAATTCGTGGGCGATTTTTCCTTGCTGCCGCTTGTCGTGGAGAGCGGCGAC
It encodes:
- a CDS encoding transposase; protein product: VAALHDKRQQGKIAHEFVEMFRQRVYGISCGYFDCNDTARIGNDPIMKLVCKTDSCDDPLAAQSTLSRFENAPTRQDLLRAVHAVAVVLRPGTSKGSEDIIPILKRVVPKLRVAFPKAAIGVRLDGEFAAPDVFDWVERENLVYHINLPANAVLARLAEPLMKQVRAASLKSGQTERRYGEFLYAAGTWDRPRHVVFKAERL